One window of the Betaproteobacteria bacterium genome contains the following:
- a CDS encoding tail fiber domain-containing protein, which produces MDLNTVSGYQAMYNHANGRANTASGYQTLFNSTTSHNNTAMGYRALYNTTTGVNNIAIGLNAGVNLTTGFFNIHIGNDGVAGDTFTTRIGSSAQQFRTFISGIYGTSIAGSGIAVSIDSNGQLGTTASSRRYKDDITDMDAASSALMKLRPVTFHYKADQNPAGRMLQYGLIAEEVNDVYPGLVAHSADGQIETVMYQHLPPMLLNEFQKQQRTIAAQAVDIQKQAAELTQQRARVELLERELQTIKAMLGGR; this is translated from the coding sequence GTGGACCTCAACACCGTGAGCGGGTATCAGGCAATGTACAACCACGCAAACGGTCGTGCCAATACCGCCAGCGGATATCAAACGCTCTTCAATAGCACCACCAGCCACAACAATACGGCGATGGGTTATCGGGCCCTCTACAACACGACCACCGGCGTCAATAATATCGCCATCGGGCTCAACGCGGGGGTAAACCTCACGACCGGCTTTTTCAACATCCATATCGGCAATGATGGTGTCGCGGGCGATACTTTTACCACGCGCATTGGATCGTCCGCGCAGCAGTTCAGGACGTTCATATCCGGCATCTACGGCACCTCGATCGCGGGCTCGGGCATTGCCGTCTCCATCGACAGCAACGGCCAACTCGGCACGACCGCCTCTTCGCGCCGCTACAAGGACGACATCACCGACATGGACGCCGCCAGCAGCGCGCTCATGAAACTGCGCCCGGTGACATTTCATTACAAAGCCGACCAGAATCCCGCCGGCCGCATGTTGCAATACGGTCTGATCGCCGAGGAGGTGAACGACGTCTATCCCGGCCTGGTCGCGCATTCCGCCGATGGCCAGATTGAAACGGTGATGTACCAGCACCTGCCGCCGATGCTGCTGAACGAATTCCAGAAGCAGCAACGCACGATCGCCGCCCAAGCCGTGGATATCCAGAAACAGGCGGCGGAATTGACGCAGCAGCGCGCGCGAGTAGAATTGCTTGAGCGCGAGTTGCAGACCATCAAAGCGATGCTTGGCGGCAGGTAA
- a CDS encoding EAL domain-containing protein, translating to MHAKTIPATTDARLRLIVENVPALIAYYDADWRIRYFNLAAANWFGIAIEDTAGMHLRDLAGPEAFSAIEPFFTCAYQGEAVSYEREHVRPIGQSGHVRVNLVPDIDAAGRVIGVYSLSSDVTDSVIAHAEMTHAKERLDYAMRASNLAMWDANLTTGQIFLGSMWAEMLGQPVEDTVATLDTLLALTHPDDQPVALDALKGVLKNTDLNSNGVEIRVMTRSGWWKWIKVRGKTTGHDESGRAIRMSGTIVDISTRKHDESSLRFKEAQLRLVLDNVPAMIFYTDTSLRYLLANKRYADFFGVDPEEIVGMHIRDVIGASTYRQYHPYLEAVLAGSAVSYKRDVRFADGRLRFVEVTLIPDIDAEGRVLGCYSLSRDITENVEAESRISHMIHHDALTDMLNRSELEARLRTLSGDISGASHILLYLNVDLLKVINDSCGHAAGDEALRQIAAILRANVAGGHMLTRMSSDEFGVLLENVTLEQAREQAETIREAVHATRFAWKDQSFSMGVSIGVVALEGQNVADLLAAGDAACQAAKNKGRNRISIFQPGDNEIALRRSQIDWRERILHALEHNQFHLYWQAISPLREQVGEPTHYEVLLRMSGAGKNVIAPMAFVPAAEHFGLMPLIDRWVVSATFAANLARHQDEGAPHTIVAAINLSGQTLGDEHFPDFLHEQFAQFPINPRSICFEITETAAISNLGQAIRFMNEFKRIGCQFSLDDFGSGMSSFGYLRNLPVDYLKIDGSFIRNLHRDSIDYAMVESINHIGHLLGKITIAEFVESDRTLQLLKKIGVDYVQGYFVGKPQPRLEESGGQP from the coding sequence ATGCACGCCAAAACCATTCCCGCCACCACCGACGCACGGTTACGCCTGATCGTGGAAAACGTCCCGGCATTGATTGCCTATTACGATGCCGATTGGCGCATTCGCTACTTCAACCTTGCGGCCGCGAACTGGTTTGGCATCGCGATCGAGGATACGGCCGGTATGCATCTGCGAGACTTGGCAGGCCCGGAAGCATTCAGTGCCATCGAGCCCTTCTTCACTTGCGCGTATCAGGGCGAAGCGGTTTCCTACGAACGCGAACACGTCAGGCCAATCGGCCAGTCCGGCCATGTCAGGGTCAACCTGGTGCCGGATATTGATGCGGCCGGACGTGTGATTGGCGTCTATTCGCTGTCTTCGGACGTGACGGATTCGGTGATCGCGCACGCTGAAATGACGCACGCCAAGGAACGCCTCGACTATGCGATGCGCGCATCCAATCTTGCGATGTGGGACGCCAACTTGACCACCGGGCAAATTTTCCTGGGCAGCATGTGGGCCGAGATGCTCGGGCAACCCGTCGAAGATACCGTCGCCACTCTGGACACATTGCTGGCATTGACACACCCGGATGATCAGCCGGTGGCGCTGGACGCCCTGAAAGGCGTCCTGAAAAACACAGACTTGAACAGCAATGGCGTCGAGATTCGCGTCATGACGCGATCCGGCTGGTGGAAATGGATCAAGGTGCGCGGCAAAACGACCGGTCACGATGAATCCGGCCGCGCGATTCGCATGTCCGGCACCATTGTCGACATCAGCACGCGCAAACACGACGAGAGCTCGCTGCGATTCAAGGAAGCGCAGCTTCGCCTGGTGCTCGACAACGTGCCCGCGATGATTTTCTATACCGACACCAGCTTGCGTTACCTTCTCGCCAACAAACGCTACGCCGATTTTTTCGGCGTGGACCCCGAAGAAATTGTCGGCATGCACATTCGCGATGTGATCGGGGCATCGACTTACCGGCAATACCATCCCTATCTGGAAGCCGTGTTGGCCGGCTCTGCGGTCAGCTACAAGCGCGATGTGCGATTCGCCGACGGCCGCCTTCGCTTTGTCGAAGTCACGCTGATACCGGACATCGATGCCGAGGGCCGTGTCCTTGGTTGCTACTCGCTCTCACGGGACATCACCGAGAACGTCGAGGCGGAAAGCCGCATCAGCCACATGATCCACCATGATGCACTCACGGACATGCTGAACCGCAGCGAACTCGAGGCACGCCTGCGGACACTTTCAGGCGATATATCCGGTGCAAGCCATATCCTTCTGTATCTCAATGTAGACCTGCTGAAGGTGATCAACGATAGTTGTGGCCACGCAGCCGGCGACGAGGCGCTGCGCCAGATTGCGGCGATACTTCGCGCCAACGTCGCGGGTGGACACATGCTGACGCGCATGAGTAGCGATGAATTTGGCGTGTTGCTCGAAAACGTGACGCTGGAACAGGCCCGCGAACAGGCGGAGACCATTCGCGAAGCCGTGCATGCCACCCGATTTGCGTGGAAAGACCAGTCCTTTTCGATGGGTGTCAGCATTGGCGTCGTGGCCCTCGAGGGGCAAAATGTCGCCGACCTGCTTGCCGCGGGCGATGCCGCCTGCCAGGCAGCCAAGAACAAGGGCCGTAACCGCATCAGCATTTTCCAGCCGGGCGACAATGAGATCGCCCTGCGGCGCAGTCAGATCGACTGGCGGGAACGCATTCTCCATGCACTGGAACACAACCAGTTTCACCTTTATTGGCAGGCCATTTCGCCGCTGCGAGAGCAAGTCGGAGAGCCGACCCATTATGAAGTGTTGCTGCGGATGTCTGGCGCCGGGAAAAATGTCATCGCCCCGATGGCTTTTGTTCCCGCCGCCGAGCATTTTGGACTAATGCCGTTGATCGATCGATGGGTCGTCAGCGCGACGTTCGCGGCGAATCTGGCGCGCCACCAGGATGAAGGCGCCCCTCACACCATCGTAGCCGCCATCAATCTCTCCGGCCAAACGCTGGGCGATGAGCACTTCCCGGATTTTTTGCATGAGCAGTTCGCGCAATTCCCCATTAACCCGCGGTCGATCTGTTTCGAGATTACCGAAACGGCTGCCATTTCAAACCTTGGCCAAGCCATCCGCTTCATGAACGAATTCAAACGCATCGGTTGCCAGTTTTCGCTTGATGACTTCGGCAGCGGCATGAGTTCGTTTGGCTACCTGCGCAATCTGCCGGTTGATTACCTGAAGATCGATGGCAGCTTCATCCGCAATCTGCACCGTGATTCGATCGACTACGCCATGGTCGAATCGATCAATCACATCGGTCATTTGCTCGGCAAGATCACCATCGCCGAGTTTGTCGAGAGTGACAGGACGCTGCAACTGCTAAAGAAGATCGGCGTGGACTACGTGCAGGGTTACTTCGTCGGCAAGCCGCAGCCGCGGCTTGAGGAATCGGGTGGGCAACCGTAG
- a CDS encoding beta-propeller fold lactonase family protein, producing the protein MAIPRTIMKSLWAVIASLLMLAAVGSAQSQPFAYITGQNGSIVSVLDTATNAVVTTIPVGGAPFGIGILPNGSRAYVANSTPNTVSVINLATNTVVATIGVGSGPAGVAVNPAGTRVYVANLISNSVSVIDTSTNGVISTVPLSQAYGLAINPGGTRLFVTNPGINQVSIIDTTTNSVTGAIGLTGGPGSFGVAFNPSGTRAYVANEFGPAELFVIDTSTNTIITSVAVGAGTSGVAVNPAGTRVYTANGSSDTVSVVDTATNTVTNTIAVGSSPRSVTFNASGTRAYVGNVGSNTVSVIDTGTETVIATVPVTQGPFGIAVAPALLPAPPPSPDEALVRPFPSREVAPSIPQQRKPLRRAQPRPSPSPRRRAIPHPPAAPAAARWRAIPTPPTRSPPTAPSPPASHAAIPSSRPAGLS; encoded by the coding sequence ATGGCAATTCCGCGCACGATCATGAAGTCCCTGTGGGCAGTCATCGCATCGCTATTGATGCTCGCCGCAGTCGGGTCCGCACAATCGCAACCGTTTGCCTATATCACGGGCCAAAACGGCAGCATTGTTTCCGTTCTCGATACCGCCACGAATGCGGTGGTCACCACCATTCCCGTTGGTGGAGCGCCCTTCGGCATCGGTATCCTCCCGAACGGGTCACGCGCCTATGTCGCCAATTCCACCCCCAATACTGTATCCGTCATCAACCTCGCCACCAATACAGTTGTCGCAACCATCGGCGTTGGATCTGGACCGGCTGGCGTGGCTGTCAATCCCGCTGGCACGCGCGTCTATGTGGCGAACCTGATATCCAACTCTGTCTCGGTCATTGACACCTCCACCAATGGCGTCATCAGCACGGTGCCGCTTTCACAGGCCTACGGGTTGGCCATTAACCCGGGGGGCACGCGGCTGTTTGTGACCAATCCCGGGATCAATCAGGTCTCGATCATCGATACCACTACCAATAGCGTGACTGGCGCAATAGGCCTCACAGGCGGCCCTGGCTCATTCGGGGTCGCCTTCAACCCGAGCGGTACGCGCGCCTACGTGGCCAACGAATTCGGCCCCGCCGAACTATTCGTGATCGATACCTCGACCAACACCATTATCACCAGCGTCGCGGTTGGGGCGGGCACGAGCGGTGTCGCCGTCAATCCGGCCGGCACGCGCGTCTACACGGCCAACGGCAGTAGCGACACGGTCTCGGTGGTCGATACCGCGACCAACACCGTGACCAACACCATTGCGGTCGGATCTTCACCCCGCAGCGTGACATTCAATGCCTCTGGTACGCGCGCATACGTCGGCAACGTGGGCAGCAATACCGTTTCGGTCATCGATACCGGTACTGAAACCGTGATCGCCACCGTACCCGTCACGCAGGGTCCATTCGGTATTGCGGTCGCGCCGGCTTTATTGCCGGCGCCACCACCTTCACCGGACGAAGCCCTGGTCCGACCCTTCCCGTCACGCGAGGTGGCGCCATCAATCCCGCAACAGCGCAAACCATTGCGTCGGGCGCAACCGCGGCCTTCACCATCACCCCGGCGCCGGGCTATACCGCATCCGCCGGCGGCACCTGCGGCGGCACGCTGGCGGGCAATACCTACACCACCAACGCGGTCACCGCCAACTGCACCGTCACCGCCAGCTTCGCATGCTGCCATTCCCAGTTCCCGGCCGGCGGGCTTATCCTGA